The sequence AAGCTGAAGAACTAGTTAGATAAGGGGGCTATTTTAGTGAAAGGCATAATCCTAGCAGGCGGCACTGGATCACGGCTGTATCCTCTAACCAAAGTGACCAACAAACATCTTCTCCCTGTTGGGAAATACCCCATGATCTTTCATTCCATCTACAAACTCAACCAAGCCGGTATTCAAGACATTCTCATAGTCACTGGCAAAGAACATATGGGAGATGTGGTGAATCTGCTTGGAAGCGGAAAATCTATGGGCGTATCCTTTACTTATAAAGTGCAGGATGAAGCTGGCGGAATTGCTCAAGCTCTTGGATTAGCAGAGCAATTCGTTGGAGAAGACCAAAGTGTTGTTATTCTTGGTGATAACGTATTTGAGCTGAATATATTACCATATGTTAAGAACTTTGTGACTCAACGAACTGGTGCTAAGATTCTAATTCAAGAAGTATCTGATCCACAGCGTTTTGGTGTGCCTGAACTGCAAGAAGATAAGATCATTTCGATTGTGGAGAAGCCAGATTCTCCTAAAAGTGGATATGCTGTTACCGGCATTTACATGTTTGATAACAAAGTGTTCGAAATTATTAAGACGCTAACTCCCTCAAATCGTGGAGAATTGGAAATAACGGATGTAAACAATGCATATATTAAAAGAAATGAACTGACATATGATGTCCTTGGTGGTTGGTGGACGGACGCTGGAACACACGCCTCCCTAGCTAAAGCGAATGAACTAGCTAAGGATATTCTGTATAATGATGATTTTGGTAAATTAAAATTATAGGTATGAGGAGGAACTCCCAGTATGCATGTCACTCCTTTAAGGTTACAAGGCGCAAGCCTTCTGGAACCGGTGGTCCACGGCGATCATCGGGGTTTTTTCATGGAAAGCTATAACGAAGAAATAATGCATAAACTTGGAATTAACAATCATTTCATCCAAGATAACCAATCTCTCTCCGCAGAAGTGGGTGTACTGCGTGGTCTGCATTACCAGTTGAACCCTAAGGCTCAAACTAAATTAATCCGCGTATTATCGGGTGTTATTTACGATGTGATTGTGGATATCCGCCGGAACTCTCCAACGTTTGGACAATGGGTCGGTGTTATTCTTAGCGAATACAATAAGCGTCAACTGCTCGTGCCTAAAGGATTTGCCCACGGCTTCTGTACATTGGTTCCGAACACCCAAGTCTTGTATAAGGTGGACGAATACTATTCCCCAGAGCATGACCGCGGCATATTATGGAATGATCCAGCACTGGGTATTGATTGGCCGACTTCGAGTCCTGTATTATCGGACAAAGACCAACGTCATCCATTGCTGAAGGATGCAGAGTTGAACTTTGAATAGTAAATTATTTTAAAGAATAAAAGGTGGGTTTTCACATGAAATTGCTAGTTACCGGCGGAGCCGGGTTTATCGGCAGTAACTTTGTAATATATATGCTGCAGCAGCATCCGGAATATAAGATTCTCAATGTAGATGCGTTGACTTATGCTGGGAATTTGGAAAACCTGAAATCGGTTGAAGGAAACCCGAATTATACTTTTGCGAAGGCAGATATTACTGATGTACAGGCAATGGATGCACTATTTAGTCAGGGTGTAGATGTGGTTGTCAATTTTGCAGCTGAATCTCATGTGGATCGGAGTATTTTGGAGCCTGAGGTATTTGTGAAGACGAACGTACTTGGTACTCAAGTTCTCTTAGATGCGGCTAAAAAGTATAGTGTAACTAAATTCGTTCAGGTCTCTACGGATGAGGTTTATGGTTCGCTTGGAGCTACAGGTTTATTTACGGAAGCAACTCCGTTAACTCCGAACAGTCCATATTCCGCCAGTAAGGCCGGTGGAGATCTGCTCGTGCGTGCGTACCATGAAACATTTGGACTACCTGTTAATATCACTCGCTGCTCGAACAATTACGGTCCATACCAATTCCCTGAGAAACTGATTCCGCTGATGATCTCACGTGCACTTGTAGATCAAGCTTTGCCGGTCTATGGCGATGGGATGAATATCCGCGATTGGCTGTATGTTGAGGACCATTGCAGTGCGATTGATCTGGTTATTCATGAAGGTGTGAATGGTGAAGTCTATAATATCGGCGGCAATAACGAACGTACGAATGTGCATATTGTGAATACAGTGCTGCAGGAACTGGGCAAACCAGATTCTCTGATTACTTATGTTCAGGACCGTCCAGGTCATGACCTTCGTTATGGAATTGATCCAACCAAGATTACTAAAGAGCTGGGCTGGAAACCAAAGCATACGTTTGAGACGGGAATTAAAGAAACTATTCAATGGTATCTGAATAACAGAGACTGGTGGACCCGTATTCAATCTGGTGAATACCAGAAATATGCTGAGCTGCAATACGGCAGTCGTTTGGGAGATTCGTTATAATGCCTACGATGAAGGTGCTTGTTACTGGATCGGCTGGACAGTTAGGTCAGGATGTTGTTTTGATGCTGCAGCAGCAAGGTCATGAAGTTTTAGGCTGTGACCGGTTAGAGATGGATATTACTGATCTTGATGAGTGTGTCAAAGTCATTGGTGACTTTGGTCCTGAGGTTGTCATTCATTGTGCTGCCCACACTGCAGTAGACGCGGCAGAAAGTGACATTGATGCAGCTTATCTAATCAACGCTACAGGAACGCGCAACGTAGCACTAGCTGCAGAGAAGGCTGGAGCCAAGCTGGTGTATATCAGCACGGATTATGTTTTTGATGGTTTGGGTACACAGCCTTACCACGAATACGATAATACTGATCCGCAGAGCATATATGGCAAGTCGAAACGGGCCGGAGAAATAGTAGCCCAAAGCTTATCCTCCAAGTATTTTATTGTACGCACCTCTTGGGTTTACGGTAAATATGGAAATAACTTTGTGAAGACGATGTTGAAGCAGGGTCAGGAGAAGCCTTTACTGCAAGTGGTGGATGACCAGAAGGGTTCACCTACGTATACCGTAGATTTGACGAGATTCATTCTTGAACTAATCCAGACGGAGAAATACGGGGTCTACCATGCTTCTAACAGTGGAGCCTGCACGTGGTATGAGTTTACAGGTGCGATTTTTGCCGAGGCCGAAGATATACTGGGCTTGAGCTTTACAGCCAAGCTTGAACCTTGCGGTACGGAGCAGTTTCCACGGCCAGCGCCGCGTCCGCGCAATTCGGTAATGGAGCATTTGTCTATCCGGACAAACGGGTTCCAGGATATACGTCACTGGCGTGAGGGTCTTAGAGATTTTCTACTGGAACTAAAGGAATAGAAGAGTATCATGGACAACTCCCTATCGTTTATAACGGTACGGGAGTTTTTTGTTTATATTCGCTATAATAGAAAGAAACAGTCAGAGAATAATAGTTTCCGCTTTTGAAAAAATGAATTCGAGGATGAGTCATGAATAACAAAACAGTAAGCATACATATCGTTGCCTACAACAGCGCGGACGACATCATCGAATGTCTGACGGCAGTACTTGCACAGGATTATCCAATTGAACAAATTGTTGTGGTGGATAATGCATCGGGAGATGGATGTGCCGAGAATGTGAGAGCATTCTTCAGTAAGTCTGAGGTAACTTCTTCAGGAGTTAGTGAGGTAGCTTCCGCACCGAGTGTCGAAGTCAAACGTCCCAGCCTCCTCCTCCTGCCAAACCTAACCAACACCGGCTTCGCCCCTGCCCACAACCAGGCTATAGCCGCGTCGAAGTCAGACTATTGTCTTGTCCTTAATCCCGACCTGACGCTTGCCCCTGACTATGTGTCGAGACTCGTTGCGAGGATGGAGGCCAATCCGCTAATCGGAAGTGCTACAGGCAAGCTTCTATTGAAGGCTGATCCTCAGCTTGTCGATAGTACAGGACTACGGATGAATAAGGCTCGACGTGCTTTTGATCGTGGTGCTGGGGAACTGGCGGTTAATTGGCAGCAATCCGGGCCTGTATTCGGGGTGTCTGGGGCGGCGGCGATGTACTCCAGGCGAATGATCGATGATATTAGTGTCGACGGTGAGTTTTTTGACAGTGACTTTTTTGCCTATAAGGAAGATGTGGATGTAGCTTGGCGGGCGCAACTGCTGGGCTGGCAGGGATATTACGAGGCAGAAGCTATTGGGTATCATGAGCGCGGTTGGAAGACATCTGGGCGGGATAGCAAGCCGCTGTTCATCCGCCGGATTTCTTATATTAACCGCTATAAAATGATCTATAAAAATGAACGAGCGCGCACATGGCTGAAGACGCTAATCGTTTCGCTACCGTATGAGCTTGCAGCACACGGGTATATGCTAATTAAGGAGCCTCAGCTAATCAAGGCGTGGACATCCTTTTTCACCCAGCTGCCACAACTCAGAAAGAAACGACGAGCTATACAGGCTAGAGTATCCCGGTAGAGATCAGGCTAATTTAGAAGGATCACGCAGGAGATATAGCTGGTCAAGCTAACTAAACCCAATACACTTATGGAAAAACCTCCCTGAAAAGGCCTCTCCTTTCAAGGAGGTTTTGTGTTATAATATTTGTCGATAGATTACTATTTTTGTCAGGAGATTACCACAGTGAATGTAGATGTCAGTATACTAATTCTCAATTA comes from Paenibacillus sp. 19GGS1-52 and encodes:
- a CDS encoding sugar phosphate nucleotidyltransferase, giving the protein MKGIILAGGTGSRLYPLTKVTNKHLLPVGKYPMIFHSIYKLNQAGIQDILIVTGKEHMGDVVNLLGSGKSMGVSFTYKVQDEAGGIAQALGLAEQFVGEDQSVVILGDNVFELNILPYVKNFVTQRTGAKILIQEVSDPQRFGVPELQEDKIISIVEKPDSPKSGYAVTGIYMFDNKVFEIIKTLTPSNRGELEITDVNNAYIKRNELTYDVLGGWWTDAGTHASLAKANELAKDILYNDDFGKLKL
- the rfbC gene encoding dTDP-4-dehydrorhamnose 3,5-epimerase, which encodes MHVTPLRLQGASLLEPVVHGDHRGFFMESYNEEIMHKLGINNHFIQDNQSLSAEVGVLRGLHYQLNPKAQTKLIRVLSGVIYDVIVDIRRNSPTFGQWVGVILSEYNKRQLLVPKGFAHGFCTLVPNTQVLYKVDEYYSPEHDRGILWNDPALGIDWPTSSPVLSDKDQRHPLLKDAELNFE
- the rfbB gene encoding dTDP-glucose 4,6-dehydratase; translation: MKLLVTGGAGFIGSNFVIYMLQQHPEYKILNVDALTYAGNLENLKSVEGNPNYTFAKADITDVQAMDALFSQGVDVVVNFAAESHVDRSILEPEVFVKTNVLGTQVLLDAAKKYSVTKFVQVSTDEVYGSLGATGLFTEATPLTPNSPYSASKAGGDLLVRAYHETFGLPVNITRCSNNYGPYQFPEKLIPLMISRALVDQALPVYGDGMNIRDWLYVEDHCSAIDLVIHEGVNGEVYNIGGNNERTNVHIVNTVLQELGKPDSLITYVQDRPGHDLRYGIDPTKITKELGWKPKHTFETGIKETIQWYLNNRDWWTRIQSGEYQKYAELQYGSRLGDSL
- the rfbD gene encoding dTDP-4-dehydrorhamnose reductase yields the protein MKVLVTGSAGQLGQDVVLMLQQQGHEVLGCDRLEMDITDLDECVKVIGDFGPEVVIHCAAHTAVDAAESDIDAAYLINATGTRNVALAAEKAGAKLVYISTDYVFDGLGTQPYHEYDNTDPQSIYGKSKRAGEIVAQSLSSKYFIVRTSWVYGKYGNNFVKTMLKQGQEKPLLQVVDDQKGSPTYTVDLTRFILELIQTEKYGVYHASNSGACTWYEFTGAIFAEAEDILGLSFTAKLEPCGTEQFPRPAPRPRNSVMEHLSIRTNGFQDIRHWREGLRDFLLELKE
- a CDS encoding glycosyltransferase family 2 protein, producing the protein MNNKTVSIHIVAYNSADDIIECLTAVLAQDYPIEQIVVVDNASGDGCAENVRAFFSKSEVTSSGVSEVASAPSVEVKRPSLLLLPNLTNTGFAPAHNQAIAASKSDYCLVLNPDLTLAPDYVSRLVARMEANPLIGSATGKLLLKADPQLVDSTGLRMNKARRAFDRGAGELAVNWQQSGPVFGVSGAAAMYSRRMIDDISVDGEFFDSDFFAYKEDVDVAWRAQLLGWQGYYEAEAIGYHERGWKTSGRDSKPLFIRRISYINRYKMIYKNERARTWLKTLIVSLPYELAAHGYMLIKEPQLIKAWTSFFTQLPQLRKKRRAIQARVSR